The Daucus carota subsp. sativus chromosome 7, DH1 v3.0, whole genome shotgun sequence genome window below encodes:
- the LOC108196887 gene encoding uncharacterized protein LOC108196887 produces the protein MTTRIAPGVGANLLGQHAAERNQDATAYVGNLDPQASEELLWELFVQAGPVVNVYVPKDRVTNLHQGYGFVEFRSEEDADYAIKVLNMIKLYGKPIRVNKASQDKKSLDVGANLFVGNLDPDVDEKLLYDTFSAFGGIASNPKIMRDPDTGNSRGFGFISYESFEASDAAIEAMNGQYLCNRQITVSYAYKKDTKGERHGTPAERVLAASNPGIQKSRPHTLFASGPPSLNNVAQANGAPVPPRPFANGVVPSGQIPAFRPPPPQVFPQMQISGPPPSWQGHQQGQTLAPPPMQQPPMQHYRPPPPNMPPPPQQMAQMMNRPPPPPAAMGAPQQYWRQPPPPQHMVGGHHVMQQMSMPPPPPPNAQPMPPPASS, from the exons ATGACGACTCGAATCGCACCGGGAGTAGGAGCAAACTTGCTAGGTCAGCACGCCGCCGAGAGGAACCAAGACGCCACTGCTTATGTCGGCAACCTCGATCctcag GCGAGTGAAGAGCTGTTATGGGAGCTGTTTGTTCAGGCAGGTCCTGTTG TTAACGTTTATGTTCCCAAAGATAGAGTGACTAATCTTCACCAGGGTTATGGGTTTGTTGAATTTAGAAGTGAAGAAGATGCCGACTAT GCTATCAAAGTTTTGAACATGATCAAACTTTATGGGAAGCCTATACGTGTGAACAAA GCATCTCAAGATAAGAAGAGCTTAGATGTCGGAGCAAATCTTTTTGTTGGAAATCTTGATCCA gatGTGGATGAGAAACTCTTATATGATACTTTCAGTGCATTTGGGGGCATTGCTTCAAATCCTAAG ATAATGAGGGATCCAGACACAGGGAACTCCCGTGGATTTGGTTTCATCAGTTATGAATCTTTTGAGGCATCTGATGCTGCTATCGAG GCAATGAATGGACAGTATCTTTGCAATCGTCAGATAACAGTTTCATATGCATACAAGAAAGACACGAAAGGGGAGCGCCATGGTACCCCAGCAG AGCGGGTTCTGGCTGCAAGTAATCCTGGTATCCAGAAAAGCAGGCCACACACTTTGTTTGCAAGTGGACCCCCTTCACTTAACAATGTTGCCCAGGCTAATGGTGCCCCAGTTCCTCCACGTCCTTTTGCAAATGGGGTTGTTCCTTCTGGCCAAATTCCGGCATTCCGTCCGCCACCGCCACAAGTCTTCCCACAAATGCAAATATCTGGCCCGCCACCATCATGGCAGGGTCATCAACAAGGCCAGACACTTGCACCACCTCCCATGCAGCAGCCACCAATGCAGCATTACAGGCCGCCTCCACCTAACATGCCACCACCGCCACAGCAGATGGCTCAGATGATGAATAGGCCTCCCCCACCTCCAGCTGCAATGGGTGCCCCACAACAATATTGGAGGCAGCCTCCTCCCCCTCAGCACATGGTTGGTGGACACCATGTAATGCAGCAAATGTCCATGCCGCCACCTCCACCACCTAATGCACAGCCGATGCCCCCTCCTGCATCAAGTTGA